In the Doryrhamphus excisus isolate RoL2022-K1 chromosome 2, RoL_Dexc_1.0, whole genome shotgun sequence genome, CAATATtaagtacaaataatttaacaaCAGCTCCAGCTTTCCTGTGACCCTAATAAGGACAATCAACATCGGATTAGTACCAGTATCACCACATATCCAAATTCAGGTAACCGGATGGAAAAAATGTGGATTGGTGCATCAGTAATTTGCCACGCTGCAAATttgttgatatatatatatttttttttaactcacccACTTGTGCCGTTTCTctccaaaaatacagtagtaatGTGTGAATAATTGATATAAGCATAAAATGTGCAGCATAACACAAATTAAATCAGAGGAGTCAACCTAAAGCTAACTGAATGGTTTGGAGGGGGAGAAACAAGCTAGAGTTGTATACAGTCCCGCAGCTCACCCTATGTGTGTGATGGCCTCCTTGTTTTCATAGTCCGTGGTCCAGATTGCGATCTTGTCACCTTTAGCTCGGACGTTGATGACGGCTCCGCACACGTCGTCACTGTGGTCGTCGAAAGCTTCACCCACCAGACACAAGAGCTGCAGCGAAAAGGAAATTGCGACATGATAGCCATCTTGCTGGCGAGAAACAGGAGGGAGGACCCCCGCAGCCATCACCTCATCGAACTTACCGTCTCCAACCAAAAGCGATCCAGGTCTGATTTGCGCTGCTGCTTGGACAGCGTTATCAGCCAGCGGCCGCCTCGTCGATTCCGCTCGTCCTCCCACatgggttcaatcccatcctgTGGACCAAGAAATGCACCTTAGTCAGATTCGTATTAGTTCGGAGGAGACTGAAGGCAGCAGTAAAACAGAgttctgcagcaaagtggagactgtggcaTGCATACATAAGGGATCATCGGCAAACAAGTTTTAGAAATCATACTCTGTGGTGCCTGCTGCCAAACAGCTCGTTTTAatagttttgttgtttaaatgTGCCCAaagtttattcttttaaaaacactgaTATGGTGCAAAGTGTGCTTCTAAATCAATTAGCTAAAGCTGCGGACGACTCGATTAGGGCATGCTCGAGCTTGGTCGTCCAAATGTGTGCGCTTACCTTAAAGAGCGAATAGTCACATCCAGACATCAAGTTACTCGACAGCTGAATGTGGTTATACAACCTGGGAAGGTGATGATAGTAATTATATAGCAACTGAAGGTATCATGGGAACAACATGACTTACGCCCAAAAGTCCTCCACGCTGTCAAATTTGGAGATGAGACGAAGGTTTGCTTGCCACGTTTTGCTCTTGTCATTCTTGAAAAACCAGAGAGCCCATCTGCACaatgcataaataaatgcataacaTATAAACAGACCTGAAAGAAGCATGGCTTCCACCATACCTGTTCTGCAATGGATGCTTGATGTACGACTCTGGACTCTCACATTTTTGAATCGTGCTCTCACTCACTTCTTTCTCGGGCTTGCTAGTGACTGAAGCGATCacctaaataaacaaacaaacgatTTTAACAAGGCTGTGTTGAAGTTGTACAATTTAAATCCCAGAATAAACTCATTTAAAGAGACTGGTGAGGCATGGGTGCAATACAATCCCAATCCATTTAACGGAAAACAGGGAGGGTAACCATTGGGACGCTCTTTCCCATTAGAACGCTTCAGTATACTttgaaaaaatagtttttcctcTATAATAAATTTGCTATGTGATTTTTTAAGAGAACACAATCATATCTGGCGTACGGCTGCGAGAAGATGCTAGGCTAACGTTGCTGACGTCACCTTTAGCTAGCGGCCAGCTAGCGACCGGAAGATGTACCAATAACTGTGATTTGATTCCACTGAAACTTGCAGGCCCCGCTTGGTATGGCGCATACTTCGCGAAGTAAACCATCGTCGTAGCTGGCACACATGTACCGCTAGCTAACCTGGACTAATTAAGCTCCGGGCGTTCAGCGAATAACTCACCAAAACGGCGGTCGCCATCTTGTGAAACCTTCCTTTCAGTTGTTTTGGGGTCTGTTAAAATAGCTGATTGGACCACCTGGGGCATAACATTGCGCATGCGCACTGCGTTACCAaaacactgtactgtatataaatacaatgtTGACAAATCATTAGTATTAAGAAGTAATAATTACCGTGAACCTAAATTATAACTGTtggaattaataaaatatttttattttcacaagtCTAAACAGACGAGAACCACCATTATCTGTAATAGTCCCGGCGCAATATTTTTGAACCGCAACACTTGGTAAAATTGTGTTTATATGGTATTAAATCACTTTTGCCTCACACTATCTTGTCCATCAATATGTAACATAGTGCAGTTTATCCATATTTAGCACTCTCTCCTATGTTCATCCTCATATGAAATACTTGATGGTGCTAAACCTCCAAAAATCCAAATTGTACATACATTGCTTCCAATATTAAATGATGCATGTCATATACTATATTACAAATGTGCTGCATTTATATTATAGCAATATAGCATTATGCAGGTTTTATCATATGATCAGACATCAAAATACAATATGTGCACTTAATAGATTGACATGTGTTGAAAAAGATTTATTGAAACAGTTAAGGAGACCCTTAAACAGTTGCTCCAACAGTGAAAACAGTAATCACATTAAGCGCTAGGAACGTTGAAACATTAAGGAGCTGCTTGACTGGTGGAGGCACTTCAGAAGGTCAGAACAGTGCGGATGCTGCAGGACGAACAGGGAAATAAAAGTTACAAATGTAAAcggtagaaaaaacaaaaaaaaacaagaattacAATATGGGAAATCTGTGCTGACCTTTCTCCAGCGTGCATGAGATCAAAACCCTCTTTGATTTTGTCAAAGGGCAGCATGTGAGTGACAAACTCGTCCACCTTCAACTTCTTACTCAGGTAGTCTTCCACCAGTTTGGGAACGCTCTCCACACTCTTCCAGCCTGTCAGGACGAAAGTGAAGTTGCCACTGGATATCGCCTCAGATGTACTGCCATGTTACGTGTTAAAATCATCACCTCCGAAGGCGGTGCCACGCCACACTCTGCCCGTCACCAGCTGGAAAGGTCTGGTGGAGATCTCCTGTCCGGCTCCAGCGACGCCGATAATGACGCTCTCTCCCCATCCTTTGTGGCACGCCTCCAGAGCAGCTCGCTGGAACatgcaacttcctgtttactttTGTTTTGCATAGCAAACATGATATACGATTCGGCTGCATAAGTTTGCAGaaatagacctcacagctgggagaccagggttcaattccaccctcggccatctctgtgtggagtttgcatgttctccccgtgcatgcgtgggttttctccgggtactccggtttcctcccacattccaaaaacatgctaggttaattggcgactccaaattgtccataggtatgaatgtgagtgtgaatggttgtttgtctatatgtgccctgtgattggctggccaccagtccagggtgtaccccgcctctcgcccgaagatagctgggataggctccagcaccccccgcaacccttgtgaggataagtggtagaaaattaacaaATGAATTATTAGTATTCATTATTCTCTtaccatttatatttttatagttttttgttATTAGGGATGTCAGATAAATATTGGTACCAATAATTGGGTGGATATCAACATAAAtgtcggtatcagatttttttttccctatcatgaaaaccaatattaaaaatgctgtatacaacacatacatacatacatagataaacatcggtattggctgatatcttTATCAGAAATTGGCCTAATGAGGACAGGCAGGACACTGTCAGCATGAGGATCGGCCTAATGAGACCCTTAAATAAACTCCAATGGTCTGTTGTTCTTCATGAGAGGTCCAGGGAAAACTTAGAAATTAACAGCAAGActgaaaagtaaaaaatgtggAACGCTCGCTCACATAGAAGTACATTCATGCAAGCCAAAAGAAAAGTAAATTATAAATGTGATTGGTCCTCCTGAGAGAAAGATGGGTGATGACATTTGCTGGTCATACagctaataaaacatttttaaatcctAACTTTTAAATCAGATCGTATGTTAgtgtgaattaatttttttgagcAGCGACAGAGAAAATCCCTCACCATGAGCTGTACATTTCCGATGCATTCAAAGGAGTAGTCCACACCGCCATCGGTCATCTCCACCAGGACTTCATTGATGGGCTTGCTGTGGTCCTTGGGGTTCACAAACTCGGTGGCTCCGAATTGCTTCGCCATGTCATACTTGGCAGGGTTGATGTCCACACCGATGATGCGGCTTGCCCCTGCGACCTTGCAGCCCATAACAGTGGCCAAACCTACAGCTCCCAGGCCGAAGACGGCGCACGTGGAGCCGGGTTCAACCTTTGAGTGTGAGTGAAGAAGACAGAATTACAAGACTATGTGAACATGATCGTATGGCGTGGTCTTTTTGACCGTACCCACCTTGGCGGTGTTCAGGGCAGCACCGTATCCTGTGGAGATGCCACATCCCAGAAGGCACACTTTATCCAGGGGAGCCTTCTGGTTCACTTTGGCCAGAGAGATGTCGGCCACCACGGTGTACTCGGAGAAGGTGCTGGTCCCCATGAAGTGGAACACTTGCTTCCCCCTGCAAGTGAAGCGGGAGGTCTTGTCCGGCATTAGGCCCTGACCCTGGGTCACTCTGCCAAAGGGTGGGAGGAGCAAACAAAACTAACTTGAATGTTGGTTTAATATAAAGGAAGTTATTTCtggcacaataacaacaatgaaaCTTTATTAGTAACACTGAAATAATGTACTCATAAAGTTTTATTccagtaaatacaataatttaattatgACCTTAAGTAACCTCTGTAATTGTGAGGTTACTTAATGTGAGCCCTTAGTAACTAACTTAGTCAGTACACCTTTTGTGCAGCAGAGGCCGCCATTGTGCATAGGTATATGACAAAGAATTGAAtgtagtgtactgtatatgGCTATTACAAGAAGAATATCACGTTACATTGGTGGGATTTTGAGTGTGGGGCTCCGGGCCACTCAGAAGTGTGCATTTGTCTGAGCACAGAGAGAATATTTagaatgatatatatatgaaatatattaatatccattttctatgccgcttatgctcatcctcattttttttttttaaaaagaaagctTCTCCGTAGTGTGCAACTTTTCGGCTGATCAACTGCTCCTGAAAGAGCCTAAAACAAAGCAGAAGCTCAGGGGGGATCGTGCCTTTGCTGTTGCAGCCCCAAAACTTTGGAATAATATCGACACGCATCCTCCCTGTCTGTTTTTAAATCCCATTTTAAGACCCACCTCTTCTCCTTGGCTTTTAACACTCAGTGGGTGGCTGACttctttttacttttcttttatttgctCTTACTTTGAATGTACTGTGTTTtatctcattttattttatttaatcgattttacatttgttttatctTATTCTAATTTACCTTACtgacttcatttttattgtgctttGTATTTTTAATCTTGTGCAGCATTTTGGAAACCTTGTGTTTGTTTAAtcgtgctatataaataaaatggattGGATTGAAATGCGACTTCGGAGACAGTGTGACGCCTCTTTGGGCAGGCCAAGACACCATCAGCCGGCCCCTCGCCCCGAGTCTTGGCCGTTTATCTAACAATCCACCAAAATGTAAACAAGGGACAGACAcattgaatatataatatagctaAACATAGTAGTACAAATTAGATGCATgtgcacagtaaaaaaaaaaaagatatggaAGAGTGTGAATGAACATGGTGTCTGACATGACCTTATTTTCTGGCATAGGTTGGTCTTGGGATTTTTGCAGAACTTGCATTCACCACACTGAGGCACATAAAGCGGAATGACAGCATCACcttagtacaaaaaaaataaatcatcataCACACTCCAAATGTTGACCTTTGGTTGTGACTTCTCACCTGGCTTAAACTTGGTGACACCCTCGCCGACACTTTCAACAGTCCCCGCCCCCTCATGGCCCAGGATGACAGGGAAAAGGCCCTCGGGGTCGCTGCCGCTCAGAGTGTACGCGTCGGTGTGGCACACTCCTGTGGCAAAGAGCTGAGAGAAAACATAACCAAGCTCGATTATCAAGTCTTTCTTGGGTTATGTTTGACTTTGTAGGCGCGGCTGATGTTGTGGTCATGAGTGTATAAGAGTAGAATGAATAAAGACAGCATGGCCGTAGGTAGTGGCGGGCTTTATCTCACCTTGATGCGGACCTCATGAGCCTGAGGTGGTGCAACCTCCACCTCCTCGATGGACAGAGGCTTGCCAGCCTCCCAGGCAACAGCTGCCTTGCACTTGATCACCTGGGGCGGTCAATCACAGCTTTATTAAAACACTTTACACTTTattaaaacaatacatttagGTAAGTGAGTAAGTGCACCTTTGAGGCGTTATGGCTGGGTGATTGTTATTGTAATGTGGCGTACGTGTGACCCTTGAACTTGCAAAAGTTGGTGTGCTCAGGACACGCACGTGCCCTTCCAGCACGTTGTTAACTTGCTAGCTAATTTAAGAAATGGCTACATTTTTCATCAATAGTAGCCGCTTATTATTTTATCGTAATTACGTAATTAAATTAGAGATTCAGACACGGCTGCCTCGACAATAGGTCCATAAGCGCCTAAACCAcgtgataaaaataaagtaGTTACCAACTCGGAGACATTTGCATACAAATCAGCAGAACAAATATAAGCAGTGACTTACTTTTCCAGCAGTCTCCATACTCTCTGCTCTGTCTCGACTCGGGCGAAGTGAGCGCAGCCGCAAAAGGAGGAGAATCTGACCAATCAGCGATGTCAATGGTGACGCACTTCCGGAAAATGGCCCACCGCGGAAGTTGGTTGGAAAATCATTGGCACACGTTGAAGATAAAGCCTCTTGGAGAATACATTACTTACAGATAAAGGTTAATGCACAACGTGTAGCATATCtataagaatgtttttttttcttaaatctgtaatattttttacacatatcAATACACAATTCCACATTTAATTCACTCTTATGATCAACACATTACTGACAATAACATGGAGCATCTTTAACTCACCTTTAAACTATTTAATGAAATATTGTGGTAGTCCAAAGCTTTTTATTTCAGTGGCATAAAACTGAGTAATCAGAAATTTCACCCAAAAGCCACACTTGTTACTTTAATCTGTCAGGGTATCCATTGCAAGCCATTGTAGTTTTTAGAATTTGTAGTTCTTTAGCATACCCAAAACAACACATATTACACAAAAACTTTTAATCAAGGTAATTACAAAATCTTCTGTTGACAAATTTTGAATGTTAAAAAACCTTTCTAACTTAAAAGtctcaaatttccccactgagggactaataaaggcatatcttatcttatttgtCCACATGTCCATACGTGACTAATGATGGTTAGTAATT is a window encoding:
- the LOC131113691 gene encoding alcohol dehydrogenase class-3; this translates as METAGKVIKCKAAVAWEAGKPLSIEEVEVAPPQAHEVRIKLFATGVCHTDAYTLSGSDPEGLFPVILGHEGAGTVESVGEGVTKFKPGDAVIPLYVPQCGECKFCKNPKTNLCQKIRVTQGQGLMPDKTSRFTCRGKQVFHFMGTSTFSEYTVVADISLAKVNQKAPLDKVCLLGCGISTGYGAALNTAKVEPGSTCAVFGLGAVGLATVMGCKVAGASRIIGVDINPAKYDMAKQFGATEFVNPKDHSKPINEVLVEMTDGGVDYSFECIGNVQLMRAALEACHKGWGESVIIGVAGAGQEISTRPFQLVTGRVWRGTAFGGWKSVESVPKLVEDYLSKKLKVDEFVTHMLPFDKIKEGFDLMHAGESIRTVLTF
- the LOC131113723 gene encoding eukaryotic translation initiation factor 4E-1A-like; this translates as MATAVLVIASVTSKPEKEVSESTIQKCESPESYIKHPLQNRWALWFFKNDKSKTWQANLRLISKFDSVEDFWALYNHIQLSSNLMSGCDYSLFKDGIEPMWEDERNRRGGRWLITLSKQQRKSDLDRFWLETLLCLVGEAFDDHSDDVCGAVINVRAKGDKIAIWTTDYENKEAITHIGRVCKERLGVPPKVVIGYQSHADTATKSGSTTKNKFVA